A region of Bacteroidales bacterium DNA encodes the following proteins:
- the rffA gene encoding dTDP-4-amino-4,6-dideoxygalactose transaminase, with translation MNNITFNKPYLTGKEAHYIFQAVYEHNHISGNGYFTKKCQTFFEQRYGFKKTLMTTSCTDALEMSAMLIDLKQGDEVIMSSYTFVSTANAFVRQGAKIIFADSEKNTPNIDADKVEELITERTKAIVPVHYAGMACDMDKIMALAKKYNLFVIEDAAQAIDSFYKGKPLGSIGHLGAFSFHETKNLQSGEGGLLIINDERFLKRAEIIWEKGTNRAAFFRGEVDKYGWVDIGSSFLPSDMIAAFLYAQLENLDNIQNKRKQIWQQYYKLLKPLEGKGLIQLPQIPDYASNNAHMFYIVCNSLEERTNLLAYLKENGIFAVFHYLSLHKSEFYKEIHGNRELKMSDYYENRLLRLPFFFELSNENVEIITNKIQLFYRV, from the coding sequence ATGAATAATATAACATTCAATAAACCATACCTAACAGGCAAAGAAGCACACTATATTTTTCAAGCCGTATATGAGCATAATCATATATCAGGCAATGGATATTTTACAAAAAAATGCCAAACTTTTTTTGAACAACGCTATGGTTTCAAAAAAACATTGATGACAACAAGCTGCACCGATGCACTTGAAATGTCTGCAATGTTAATTGATTTAAAACAAGGAGATGAAGTTATTATGTCTTCCTATACCTTTGTTTCAACGGCAAATGCTTTTGTAAGGCAAGGAGCAAAAATAATATTTGCCGACAGCGAAAAAAATACACCAAATATTGATGCCGACAAGGTAGAAGAACTTATTACCGAACGAACCAAAGCAATAGTTCCTGTTCATTATGCCGGAATGGCATGCGATATGGATAAGATAATGGCTTTGGCAAAAAAATATAATCTTTTTGTAATTGAAGATGCCGCACAAGCAATTGATAGTTTTTATAAAGGCAAACCGCTTGGCTCAATAGGTCATCTTGGTGCATTTTCTTTTCACGAAACAAAAAACCTGCAATCGGGCGAAGGCGGTTTACTAATTATCAACGATGAACGCTTTTTAAAACGTGCCGAAATTATTTGGGAAAAAGGAACAAACAGGGCTGCATTTTTCAGAGGAGAGGTCGATAAATACGGCTGGGTAGATATTGGCTCTTCATTTTTACCATCAGATATGATTGCCGCATTTTTATATGCCCAATTAGAAAACCTAGACAACATCCAAAATAAAAGAAAGCAAATCTGGCAACAATACTATAAGTTATTAAAACCTCTTGAAGGAAAAGGCTTAATACAACTTCCGCAAATTCCTGATTACGCAAGTAACAATGCACATATGTTTTACATTGTTTGCAATAGTCTCGAAGAGCGAACGAATTTGCTTGCATATTTAAAAGAAAACGGTATTTTTGCTGTTTTTCATTATCTTTCGCTTCATAAATCAGAATTTTATAAAGAAATTCACGGAAATAGGGAACTGAAAATGTCTGATTATTACGAAAACAGACTTTTGAGATTGCCTTTTTTCTTTGAATTGTCAAATGAAAATGTGGAAATAATTACAAATAAGATTCAATTGTTTTATAGGGTATAA